The proteins below are encoded in one region of Vespula pensylvanica isolate Volc-1 chromosome 4, ASM1446617v1, whole genome shotgun sequence:
- the LOC122628890 gene encoding MLX-interacting protein-like isoform X4, protein MHVLGLQKLTSPKWNRFKGIRLRWKDKIRLNNVIWRCWHMQFILKQNTLVCQFASPLDVDTHNKPEAVVLEGKYWKRKLAAVTAEYKKWRMFYRNKILGWTNKDGTEVMESMDTLDWSNGMETSENFGTSTANAYGATGGTHSGESMMVDEDYMELMTDTLFSTISSNQPIYFPDPREIARGASLADFIQPSLGPLQPNLDDFMDTLEPLQEFLNSKLPPVPEEEDMFRGGSLNASYPDIDLMTPINQMNELNEEATSKDERSSTVLSEERGNGMQNLHYTGKIYNQSEAAESSSVYRNDMDVEMNYRDAVEENFERSTATRTTRTATTTTTTSTTTTTTATTTTTTTTTTTSNGQSTREKIRQENRRSGRMSRVIQQTHQQQHGQRADAYRQVVQAVQAVQSVQTVQRNSVYEQPSQQQSYAMEVQAAVQLAPVDNQIQVATLNDQSVVNATQISSMAEVQNLVTAQQNFAQSNAALPGAQQRSMRSLPPTPPMSSKPYKIVQPQPNACYKLSNIGQNFNTQQQCKFAGNNFKTHPAQQVVSVPTQQPTQSPILLQCRSSGLDLTLQPTKLVAQSIPTTSEKEVFAVPKYQMKARNRSRSSSSLIPPRMNQLPLASAVSDPALNLNNNVLLAHLLTNNTSGICTMNAPTDKIIPTTNQSNTVKHILPILPPTASATQVTTAHHIATPVTVQAIQTSSIQASQHQQQGIQSSCGQQILLNANNQTHPSQNSPGSPKDHSNAPSPQALSLSPLHSPMSIGSPLSPTRNYVKGESERGQYKEQRRVGHIHAEQKRRYNIKNGFDMLHSLIPQLNQNPNAKLSKAAMLQKGADYIKQLRAERNQLKEEMDSLRHQIECLNTSISNCQSMLPATGAPVSRHRTNKMKEMFDEYVRTRTRENWKFWIFSILLEPLMLSFNTSVSTASIEDLYRSTILWVEQHCSLVDLRPAVLNSLRYLCTATDILADPGRLPEEALAAVNRTERRRSIQ, encoded by the exons ATGCATGTCCTTGGCCTACAG AAGCTGACGTCGCCCAAATGGAATCGCTTCAAAGGGATCAGACTGAGATGGAAGGATAAGATCAGGTTGAACAACGTCATCTGGAGATGCTGGCACATGCAGT TTATACTGAAACAAAACACGTTGGTGTGCCAGTTTGCGTCGCCCCTCGACGTCGACACTCATAATAAGCCGGAG GCGGTCGTCTTGGAAGGCAAATACTGGAAACGAAAACTTGCTGCGGTTACCGCGGAATACAAGAAATGGCGCATGTTCTACAGAAACAAAATTCTTGGTTGGACGAACAAGGATGGTACCGAGGTG ATGGAATCGATGGACACCCTAGATTGGAGCAATGGCATGGAAACGTCGGAAAATTTTGGCACGAGTACGGCGAACGCGTATGGGGCCACAGGTGGTACTCACAGCGGAGAGAGTATGATGGTTGACGAAGACTATATGGAGCTTATGACAGATACTCTGTTCTCCACGATTAGTTCGAATCAACCTATATACTTTCCGGATCCCAGAGAAATCG CGCGCGGAGCGAGCCTGGCAGATTTCATTCAACCAAGCTTGGGGCCACTCCAACCTAATCTAGACGATTTTATGGACACCCTCGAGCCTTTGCAAG AATTCTTAAACTCCAAGTTACCGCCCGTACCGGAAGAGGAGGACATGTTTCGAGGCGGTAGCTTAAACGCCAGTTATCCCGATATCGATCTGATGACGCCGATCAATCAGATGAACGAACTAAACGAGGAGGCAACGTCGAAGGACGAACGATCGTCGACGGTCTTGTCCGAGGAACGGGGAAACGGCATGCAGAATCTTCATTATACCGGAAAGATATATAACCAGTCCGAAGCAGCGGAGTCTAGCAGCGTTTACAGGAATGACAT GGACGTAGAGATGAATTACAGGGATGCCgtggaagaaaattttgagAGGTCGACggcgacgaggacgacgaggacggcgacgacgacgacgacgacgtcgacgacgactacgacgactgcgacgacgactacgaccacgacgacgactacgacgagtAATGGTCAGTCCACGCGAGAAAAGATCCGACAAGAGAATCGTCGATCCGGTAGAATGAGTCGCGTGATACAACAGACGCACCAACAGCAACACGGTCAACGAGCCGACGCGTACCGGCAGGTCGTTCAGGCCGTTCAGGCCGTGCAAAGCGTGCAAACGGTTCAACGAAATTCGGTCTACGAGCAGCCGAGCCAGCAACAATCGTACGCCATGGAAGTACAAGCGGCGGTGCAATTGGCTCCCGTCGACAATCAAATACAAGTCGCGACGTTGAACGATCAGTCCGTTGTTAACGCGACACAGATCTCCTCGATGGCCGAGGTTCAAAATTTGGTAACGGCCCAGCAAAACTTTGCGCAAAGTAACGCGGCGTTGCCCGGCGCCCAACAGCGGTCTATGAGATCGTTACCACCGACCCCTCCGATGTCTTCGAAGCCTTATAAGATCGTCCAACCGCAACCGAACGCTTGTTACAAGCTGTCAAACATCGGCCAAAACTTTAATACTCAGCAACAATGTAAATTCGCCGGCAATAATTTCAAG ACGCATCCCGCGCAACAAGTCGTGTCGGTTCCAACGCAACAACCAACGCAATCGCCTATACTGTTACAGTGCAGATCTTCCGGATTGGATCTTACTTTGCAACCGACGAAATTAGTAGCACAATCAATCCCAACTACGTCGGAGAAGGAAGTTTTTGCGGTGCCTAAG TACCAAATGAAGGCACGAAACAGATCGAGAAGCAGTTCTTCCTTGATACCGCCGAGGATGAACCAATTGCCCTTGGCCTCGGCAGTAAGCGACCCCGCTCTAAATTTAAACAACAATGTCCTGCTTGCGCACCTCCTTACGAACA ATACGTCCGGTATATGTACGATGAACGCCCCGACCGACAAAATAATACCAACGACGAATCAATCTAATACGGTGAAACATATATTACCCATCTTACCGCCTACGGCTTCGGCCACCCAAGTAACGACTGCACATCACATTGCGACGCCAGTCACGGTCCAAGCTATACAGACTTCCTCCATACAGGCGTCGCAGCACCAACAACAG gGGATACAATCGAGTTGCGGTCAACAGATTCTCTTGAACGCGAACAATCAAACTCATCCATCCCAGAATAGTCCTGGCTCGCCCAAGGATCATTCCAACGCGCCTAGTCCTCAAGCCTTGAGCCTGAGTCCTCTTCACAGTCCGATGAGTATCGGTAGTCCTCTGTCGCCAACGCGAAATTACGTTAAAGGAGAATCGGAACGTGGACAGTACAAGGAACAGAGAAGGGTTGGCCATATCCATGCGGAACAAAAGCGCAGATACAATATTAAGAATGGCTTCGACATGCTTCACAGTTTAATACCGCAGCTCAATCAGAATCCCAACGCAAAACTGAGTAAAGCTGCCATGTTGCAAAAAGGAGCGGATTATATCAAACAATTGAGGGCGGAGAGGAATCAGCTTAAAGAGGAGATGGACAGTTTGAGACATCAGATCGAGTGCCTTAATACTTCTATTAG CAATTGTCAATCTATGCTTCCTGCGACGGGTGCCCCAGTCTCGAGACACAGAACTAATAAGATGAAGGAGATGTTCGACGAATACGTGCGTACTCGTACTCGAGAAAATTGGAAATTTTGGATC TTTAGCATTTTGCTTGAACCTTTAATGCTCTCCTTCAATACTTCGGTATCAACGGCGAGCATCGAGGACCTCTACAGAAGTACAATATTATGGGTCGAGCAGCATTGCTCGCTCGTCGATCTCAGGCCAG CCGTTCTCAACTCCCTGAGGTATCTCTGTACCGCCACTGATATTTTGGCGGATCCTGGTCGCCTACCCGAGGAAGCACTAGCGGCAGTTAATCGAACGGAACGACGGCGATCCATACAGTGA